In a single window of the Rhizoctonia solani chromosome 16, complete sequence genome:
- a CDS encoding endonuclease/exonuclease/phosphatase family protein: MVLGRLLSISGGIAAVAAQGVSIASINGNGYGSPYAGQTVAVQGLVTAKGPSGFWLADVGNTTSVGSSGIYVFSTSTTVRGQVTVGDIVSLGSARVALYRAAADTDNIFLTELTSPTNITVLSSNNTVTPIVIGKDRPGPPTEQYTSLDGGNVFGFPNNQSQLSTSNITLQPAVYGLDYWQSLVGTLVTVRSPVALGFPNTYGDFWTHGDWKVTGKNKRGGLTITSDATGATDANPEAIAVGSPLDGTRNPPAAANSTGLRLGSTLTDITGILTYAFDTYRVLPLTAPRVISAPEYNPVPTEFSSNSTADSENCSTLTLGDYNVENLDPKDAHLPVIASHIVQYLKTPDVMWLQEIQDENGATNDGTTSAKGTLDALVAAIHNASIANGGAGVNYSWAQVDPIDGTNGGEPGGNIRPAFIYKPEVLEIINFRQGTANDSAVVTGTGSNTTINFNPVLVSPENSAFVSSRKPLVAHFRVRATNATLWSINVHQASKGGSSPIEGDWRTPANGAIEARVAQAKVTSAFIKTILDADPAANIMIAGDFNEFLSTPVAFDPYYSVGMRDLDVVVNRDPVERYTYIFDMNTQQLDHALVSPAIWNSTKIKVEWDHVHVNTWRETTALRASDHDPSVGKVRLCGAAPQACDLKIGNWCAAPLRPFNNQATCLTSAAICKKQGDECYRKVPLLQVPKCVAYTATCTKNAVYCATSCSGTKCSRTTFPK, translated from the exons ATGGTGCTCGGTCGCTTACTATCAATCTCTGGAGGTATTGCCGCTGTTGCTGCCCAGGGCGTCTCTATCGCCTCGATCAACGGGAACGGGTATGGCTCACCGTATGCTGGTCAAACTGTTGCGGTACAAGGGCTTGTGACCGCAAAGGGACCTTCTGGTTTTTGGCTGGCCGATGTCGGCAATACTACAAGTGTTGGGTCCAGTGGAATTTATGTCTTTTCCACATCGACTACGGTGCGTGGCCAAGTTACGGTGGGGGATATCGTATCTTTGGGTAGCGCTCGTGTTGCACTTTATCGGGCTGCAGCCGATACCGATAATATTTTCCTTACCGAGCTCACGTCCCCGACCAACATCACAGTACTCTCTTCGAATAACACCGTCACTCCAATCgtgattggcaaagaccgGCCCGGCCCACCTACCGAGCAGTACACCTCTCTTGACGGCGGGAACGTATTCGGTTTCCCTAATAACCAGTCACAGCTTTCGACCTCCAATATCACTCTCCAGCCCGCTGTCTATGGACTTGATTATTGGCAGAGCCTGGTAGGAACTCTTGTTACTGTTCGATCGCCAGTCGCCCTTGGATTTCCAAACACATATGGTGATTTTTGGACCCATGGTGACTGGAAAGTAACCGGGAAAAACAAGCGAGGTGGTTTGACCATTACCTCAG ATGCCACCGGTGCCACCGATGCAAACCCTGAGGCGATCGCAGTCGGCTCCCCACTTGATGGTACTCGAAATCCTCCTGCAGCCGCCAACTCTACTGGCCTCCGGCTCGGCAGCACTCTAACTGATATCACCGGTATACTCACCTATGCCTTTGACACCTATCGCGTGCTTCCCCTCACTGCACCTCGGGTCATTTCTGCTCCAGAATACAACCCAGTGCCGACTGAGTTCTCCTCCAACTCCACTGCTGATTCAGAGAATTGCTCCACTCTCACACTCGGCGACTACAATGTTGAAAACTTGGACCCCAAGGATGCTCATCTCCCCGTCATCGCATCGCATATTGTGCAATACCTAAAGACGCCAGACGTGATGTGGCTCCAAGAGATCCAAGATGAGAATGGTGCGACCAATGATGGGACGACGAGCGCTAAAGGTACACTTGATGCACTCGTGGCAGCCATCCACAATGCAAGCATTGCGAATGGCGGAGCCGGTGTTAACTACTCTTGGGCACAAGTGGATCCTATTGATGGTACT AATGGTGGCGAACCAGGAGGGAACATCCGTCCGGCCTTCATATACAAGCCCGAAGTTCTCGAGATTATCAATTTCCGTCAGGGGACTGCAAACGACAGTGCGGTTGTTACTGGGACTGGTTCAAACACTACCATCAA TTTCAACCCAGTCCTTGTCTCTCCCGAGAACTCTGCTTTTGTTAGCTCTCGCAAACCTCTTGTCGCCCACTTCCGAGTTCGTGCTACAAACGCCACACTTTGGTCTATCAATGTGCACCAAGCCTCCAAAGGCGGCTCTTCTCCTATCGAGGGCGACTGGCGCACTCCCGCCAATGGTGCGATCGAGGCCCGTGTTGCGCAGGCTAAAGTTACCTCA GCATTTATCAAAACCATCCTTGATGCCGACCCAGCTGCCAATATCATGATTGCGGGCGACTTCAACGAGTTCCTGTCTACCCCGGTTGCCTTCGACCCATACTATTCCGTTGGCATGCGCGACCTCGACGTTGTAGTTAACCGCGATCCAGTAGAGCGCTATACCTATATTTTCGACATGAACACTCAACAACTTGATCATGCTCTTGTCTCACCCGCCATCTGGAACTCCACCAAGATCAAAGTTGAGTGGGATCACGTCCATGTGAACACCTGGAGGGAGACCACTGCACTCCGTGCGAGCGACCACGATCCGAGTGTTGGCAAGGTTCGCTTATGTGGTGCCGCACCACAAGCATGCGACTTGAAGATAGGCAATTGGTGTGCGGCCCCGTTGCGACCCTTCAACAACCAGGCTACTTGCTT AACTTCGGCGGCAATCTGCAAGAAACAAGGCGACGAGTGCTACAGAAAGGTCCCATTATTGCAGGTGCCTAAATGCGTTGCATATACAGCAACCTGCACGAAAAATGCGGTTTATTGTGCTACGAGCTGCTCTGGTACCAAATGCTCGCGAACCACATTCCCCAAGTAG